One part of the Lotus japonicus ecotype B-129 chromosome 2, LjGifu_v1.2 genome encodes these proteins:
- the LOC130738547 gene encoding F-box/FBD/LRR-repeat protein At4g26340-like isoform X1, whose translation MGDLISTLPEELICHILSFLPTLEAVRTCVLSKRWKTLWRSVLTLYFDDSLTYKKEEHARFVQSVSAAIFSQDQRQPIHKFRLKTYSNPATVTVWVHAAVQLRVQHLDLSLSSQYVQHPPNLSSIFTCKTLLVLKLQGTKLEPISSVDLPFLKHLHLQDLRFSKRACLAELLSGCPLLEDFKAKRLDFHEDVTDREFKTLPNLLRAKISARTDVFLLGVVSNVKFLHIDEIFFRFGEGTRPYIFPMFHNLTHLELEYRCYNDNWSQVVELLQHCPKLQVLVTNQPYFHQTKMNGINEEVGDWQYRRSDPECILLHLKRCYLNDYRGTSGEFQFATYIMGNGRVLEKMRIRGGFSVNQLEEPKLFKELSSCTRCSTTCKLSFEGERDLREI comes from the exons ATGGGCGATTTGATAAGCACCTTACCGGAGGAACTGATATGCCACATACTCTCTTTTCTCCCAACCCTGGAAGCAGTTCGCACTTGCGTCCTCTCCAAGAGATGGAAGACACTGTGGCGTTCAGTTCTCACTCTCTACTTCGACGACTCTCTTACATATAAAAAAGAGGAACATGCTCGTTTTGTTCAGTCCGTGTCTGCAGCCATCTTCTCCCAAGATCAACGTCAACCTATCCACAAATTTCGCCTCAAGACTTACTCTAATCCTGCCACTGTCACTGTTTGGGTTCATGCTGCTGTGCAACTTAGAGTTCAACACCTcgatctctccctctcttctcaGTATGTTCAACACCCACCTAACTTGTCTTCCATCTTCACTTGCAAAACTCTCCTGGTTCTTAAGTTGCAGGGCACCAAGTTGGAACCTATTTCCTCTGTTGATTTACCTTTCCTTAAACACCTCCATCTACAAGATTTGAGGTTCTCAAAACGTGCATGTCTCGCCGAGCTTCTTTCTGGATGTCCACTTCTTGAGGATTTTAAAGCAAAACGTTTAGATTTTCATGAAGATGTCACTGACAGAGAGTTTAAGACCTTACCCAACTTGCTCAGAGCAAAAATTTCTGCCAGAACTGATGTTTTTTTGCTTGGAGTGGTTAGCAATGTCAAGTTTTTGCACATAGATGAG ATTTTCTTTAGGTTTGGTGAAGGCACAAGACCCTATATTTTCCCTATGTTTCACAATTTAACCCATCTTGAGCTTGAATATAGATGTTATAATGATAATTGGTCTCAGGTGGTGGAATTGCTCCAGCATTGCCCCAAGCTTCAAGTTCTTGTCACTAACCAG CCATATTTTCATCAGACTAAGATGAATGGAATCAATGAAGAAGTAGGTGATTGGCAATATCGACGATCAGATCctgaatgcattttgttacacCTTAAAAGATGCTATCTAAATGATTATAGAGGCACTAGCGGTGAGTTTCAATTTGCAACATATATAATGGGGAATGGAAGAGTTTTAGAGAAGATGAGAATACGCGGTGGCTTTAGCGTAAATCAACTGGAAGAGCCTAAGTTGTTTAAAGAATTATCCTCATGCACGAGGTGCTCAACAACTTGTAAGCTTTCCTTTGAAGGGGAAAGAGATTTGAGGGAAATCTAA
- the LOC130738547 gene encoding FBD-associated F-box protein At5g56370-like isoform X2, with amino-acid sequence MGDLISTLPEELICHILSFLPTLEAVRTCVLSKRWKTLWRSVLTLYFDDSLTYKKEEHARFVQSVSAAIFSQDQRQPIHKFRLKTYSNPATVTVWVHAAVQLRVQHLDLSLSSQYVQHPPNLSSIFTCKTLLVLKLQGTKLEPISSVDLPFLKHLHLQDLRFSKRACLAELLSGCPLLEDFKAKRLDFHEDVTDREFKTLPNLLRAKISARTDVFLLGVVSNVKFLHIDEIFFRFGEGTRPYIFPMFHNLTHLELEYRCYNDNWSQVVELLQHCPKLQVLVTNQTKMNGINEEVGDWQYRRSDPECILLHLKRCYLNDYRGTSGEFQFATYIMGNGRVLEKMRIRGGFSVNQLEEPKLFKELSSCTRCSTTCKLSFEGERDLREI; translated from the exons ATGGGCGATTTGATAAGCACCTTACCGGAGGAACTGATATGCCACATACTCTCTTTTCTCCCAACCCTGGAAGCAGTTCGCACTTGCGTCCTCTCCAAGAGATGGAAGACACTGTGGCGTTCAGTTCTCACTCTCTACTTCGACGACTCTCTTACATATAAAAAAGAGGAACATGCTCGTTTTGTTCAGTCCGTGTCTGCAGCCATCTTCTCCCAAGATCAACGTCAACCTATCCACAAATTTCGCCTCAAGACTTACTCTAATCCTGCCACTGTCACTGTTTGGGTTCATGCTGCTGTGCAACTTAGAGTTCAACACCTcgatctctccctctcttctcaGTATGTTCAACACCCACCTAACTTGTCTTCCATCTTCACTTGCAAAACTCTCCTGGTTCTTAAGTTGCAGGGCACCAAGTTGGAACCTATTTCCTCTGTTGATTTACCTTTCCTTAAACACCTCCATCTACAAGATTTGAGGTTCTCAAAACGTGCATGTCTCGCCGAGCTTCTTTCTGGATGTCCACTTCTTGAGGATTTTAAAGCAAAACGTTTAGATTTTCATGAAGATGTCACTGACAGAGAGTTTAAGACCTTACCCAACTTGCTCAGAGCAAAAATTTCTGCCAGAACTGATGTTTTTTTGCTTGGAGTGGTTAGCAATGTCAAGTTTTTGCACATAGATGAG ATTTTCTTTAGGTTTGGTGAAGGCACAAGACCCTATATTTTCCCTATGTTTCACAATTTAACCCATCTTGAGCTTGAATATAGATGTTATAATGATAATTGGTCTCAGGTGGTGGAATTGCTCCAGCATTGCCCCAAGCTTCAAGTTCTTGTCACTAACCAG ACTAAGATGAATGGAATCAATGAAGAAGTAGGTGATTGGCAATATCGACGATCAGATCctgaatgcattttgttacacCTTAAAAGATGCTATCTAAATGATTATAGAGGCACTAGCGGTGAGTTTCAATTTGCAACATATATAATGGGGAATGGAAGAGTTTTAGAGAAGATGAGAATACGCGGTGGCTTTAGCGTAAATCAACTGGAAGAGCCTAAGTTGTTTAAAGAATTATCCTCATGCACGAGGTGCTCAACAACTTGTAAGCTTTCCTTTGAAGGGGAAAGAGATTTGAGGGAAATCTAA
- the LOC130735498 gene encoding uncharacterized protein LOC130735498, giving the protein MERGSQMSSGSSMTHGSVRGTTRVCDCGAESKLVTCWVGENAGRRFYGCGKYQVYGRRLCSYFHWYDGEGNVRDRKVISGLIRKLEVHKKKEIYLTRCCVIG; this is encoded by the exons ATGGAAAGAGGAAGCCAAATGTCAAGTGGAAGCTCCATGACCCATGGGTCTGTTCGAGGAACGACAAGGGTTTGCGATTGTGGGGCTGAGTCGAAACTAGTTACATGTTGGGTGGGTGAAAATGCTGGCCGGCGATTCTATGGATGTGGAAAATATCAA GTTTATGGGAGGAGATTGTGCTCATATTTTCATTGGTATGATGGGGAAGGCAATGTACGTGATAGGAAGGTTATTTCTGGGCTAATCCGCAAGCTTGAAGTGCATAAGAAGAAGGAGATCTATTTGACTAGGTGTTGTGTCATTGGGTAG